A window of the Aliivibrio salmonicida LFI1238 genome harbors these coding sequences:
- a CDS encoding HopJ type III effector protein — MALNTFLNKLKTEPKLIEFSETMAVIENHYEFTATEFANGETVNEAGQNNGSCKIFAFAKLHELTVEQTLACFGRYYRKDVLLHPMENDHQNIRSFMVSGWSGVHFSSQALQLK; from the coding sequence ATGGCATTGAATACGTTTCTTAATAAGTTAAAAACAGAGCCTAAATTAATAGAATTTTCAGAAACAATGGCTGTGATTGAGAACCATTATGAGTTTACAGCAACTGAGTTTGCAAACGGTGAGACCGTTAATGAAGCCGGACAAAATAATGGGTCATGCAAGATTTTTGCGTTTGCTAAATTACATGAACTAACAGTAGAGCAAACACTCGCTTGCTTTGGCCGCTATTACCGTAAAGATGTATTATTGCATCCAATGGAGAATGACCATCAAAATATCCGTAGTTTTATGGTATCGGGATGGTCTGGTGTCCACTTTAGCTCTCAAGCTCTGCAATTAAAATAA
- a CDS encoding glycosyl transferase family protein, with protein sequence MSSIIECIKTVGRGERSRKPLTFDQAYLVMEEYLAGDVSSDKMAMLMMLIRVQNETVDEISGFTTAIREFVRNVQTPELKDLQVDIDWACFAGKRQVQGPSWQLYAAQILANHGFRVLLHGHLQLGSTREHVSQVIDKLSIPKCDSIEATHRALDEGNIAYLPLSVYAPQVETMLLWQHEYGLRTPANTCARMLNPASAPISLRGSFHPGLPQLHGEAESRLQQATDDCSELALCFKGMGGESEYNPKVSQSLWCATKGVCGELYWEEALIDGLPVPLHCLLGTKPEQLQLMANTVIFNVANVLWANKRTEDYPREEAIITATQYWADYVKTLS encoded by the coding sequence ATGAGCTCAATTATAGAATGCATTAAAACGGTAGGGCGTGGTGAACGCAGTCGTAAGCCGTTAACGTTTGATCAAGCGTATTTGGTGATGGAAGAGTATCTTGCTGGGGACGTATCAAGCGATAAAATGGCGATGTTAATGATGCTTATCCGAGTTCAAAATGAAACGGTTGACGAGATAAGTGGCTTTACTACTGCTATCCGTGAATTTGTTCGGAATGTTCAAACACCAGAATTAAAAGACTTACAGGTTGATATTGATTGGGCTTGTTTTGCAGGAAAACGCCAAGTTCAAGGTCCGTCTTGGCAGTTATATGCAGCCCAAATTTTAGCGAATCATGGATTTAGGGTTTTACTGCATGGTCATCTTCAACTGGGAAGTACGCGTGAGCACGTATCACAAGTTATTGATAAATTATCTATTCCAAAGTGTGACAGTATAGAGGCGACTCATCGTGCACTAGATGAAGGTAACATTGCTTATTTACCTTTATCTGTTTATGCACCACAAGTAGAAACGATGTTGTTATGGCAACATGAATATGGTCTTCGTACTCCTGCCAATACTTGTGCTCGTATGCTAAACCCTGCGTCTGCACCGATTTCATTACGTGGGAGCTTTCATCCTGGCTTACCACAACTGCATGGGGAAGCTGAATCTAGATTGCAACAAGCAACCGATGACTGCTCTGAATTGGCATTATGTTTTAAAGGCATGGGCGGTGAATCAGAATATAACCCTAAGGTTAGCCAATCTTTGTGGTGTGCAACTAAAGGTGTATGTGGAGAGTTGTACTGGGAAGAAGCATTAATTGACGGTTTACCTGTCCCTCTGCACTGTTTGTTAGGAACAAAACCAGAGCAATTGCAGTTAATGGCAAATACCGTTATTTTTAATGTTGCTAATGTATTATGGGCAAATAAACGTACAGAAGATTACCCAAGAGAAGAGGCCATTATTACAGCTACTCAATATTGGGCAGACTACGTTAAAACACTGTCTTAG
- a CDS encoding EAL domain-containing protein, whose protein sequence is MSDKLNESNIKLIVEITKRERFFSKPTLKSIYELHDEGVIFAIDDVSMNEMLTPVFNLSVFMFIKIKIHAYCSIINKHSFIDKMIKNNKKLIIEHVESNEQFMKLALDPIPFFQGYFLCSPKIIGSIINN, encoded by the coding sequence TTGAGTGATAAATTGAATGAATCTAATATTAAATTAATCGTTGAAATTACAAAAAGAGAGCGTTTTTTTTCTAAACCTACATTGAAAAGTATTTATGAGTTACATGATGAGGGCGTTATATTTGCTATCGATGATGTTTCTATGAATGAAATGTTAACCCCGGTATTTAACTTAAGTGTGTTTATGTTTATAAAAATAAAGATTCACGCTTATTGTTCCATTATAAATAAACATAGCTTTATAGATAAGATGATTAAAAATAATAAGAAATTAATTATCGAGCATGTTGAGTCGAATGAGCAATTTATGAAGTTGGCTCTCGATCCTATTCCATTTTTTCAAGGTTATTTTTTATGTTCACCTAAAATTATAGGAAGCATTATCAATAATTAA
- a CDS encoding GNAT family N-acetyltransferase has product MEIVIRPTELKDISGLCELYSQPQAQAQTLQLPQPSPKLWEKRLSSVPDNVYSYVAIIDGKVVGNIGFEQVTRPRTQHVAHFGMGVHDEYSGRGIGNKLLETVLDLADNWLNVRRIEIDAFVDNKAALALYKKHGFVIEGEAIDSAFRNGRYVNTYFLARINRKMM; this is encoded by the coding sequence ATGGAAATTGTAATTCGCCCAACAGAATTAAAAGATATAAGTGGGTTATGTGAACTCTATAGTCAACCTCAAGCACAAGCTCAAACACTCCAACTGCCACAACCATCACCTAAATTATGGGAAAAACGTCTTTCAAGCGTACCTGATAACGTCTACAGTTACGTAGCCATTATTGATGGTAAAGTCGTAGGGAATATCGGTTTTGAACAAGTTACTCGCCCTAGAACTCAACATGTTGCCCACTTTGGAATGGGGGTACATGATGAATACAGCGGACGTGGTATTGGTAATAAATTATTAGAAACCGTATTAGATCTTGCAGATAACTGGCTTAACGTGCGTCGTATTGAAATCGATGCTTTTGTTGATAATAAGGCTGCATTAGCTTTATATAAAAAACATGGCTTTGTTATTGAAGGTGAAGCGATTGATTCTGCATTTCGAAATGGAAGATACGTAAATACCTATTTTTTAGCTCGCATTAATCGAAAAATGATGTAA
- a CDS encoding LysR family transcriptional regulator has protein sequence MSDTIKSLPSFDDIYLFVLVVRHKGISSAANFSGLQRSKVSRRLQELEKCLGHQLLIRTTRAIELTQQGEWLYQQASNPINTLVDASRLMKEQHLSPKGTLRVAIPPALGMTEVFSQLIEQYIDDYSEVKLEIEHHVQSLDLRRENIDLQILPSYIEPLHDDYVQQRLIQIPYSMVTSPEYLQNNGKPDNITQLNNFHLLASRYNKSLLPQGLTYHLFSDDLNLLQRLALSGKGIALLPSILIEDNIQSGQLIEVLPRQSFTDLTITLVYPTPSYLPEKTRMMVKLFRQKFS, from the coding sequence ATGAGCGACACTATAAAATCACTGCCTTCTTTTGATGATATTTATCTATTTGTGCTTGTTGTTAGGCATAAAGGCATTAGCTCTGCAGCTAATTTCTCTGGACTACAACGCTCAAAAGTCAGTCGTCGTTTACAAGAATTGGAAAAATGCTTAGGCCATCAACTGCTTATTCGAACTACGCGGGCAATAGAACTCACCCAACAAGGTGAATGGCTGTATCAGCAAGCGTCGAACCCAATTAATACACTTGTCGATGCTAGTCGATTAATGAAAGAACAACATTTAAGCCCAAAAGGCACGTTAAGAGTAGCTATTCCACCCGCTCTTGGAATGACAGAGGTATTCTCACAGCTCATTGAACAATACATTGATGACTACTCTGAAGTGAAACTTGAAATAGAGCACCATGTTCAATCACTTGATCTTCGCCGAGAGAATATTGATCTACAAATTTTACCAAGCTATATTGAACCACTGCATGATGATTACGTTCAGCAACGTTTAATTCAAATTCCTTACAGTATGGTTACGTCACCAGAATATCTACAGAATAATGGAAAGCCTGACAATATAACTCAGTTGAATAATTTTCATCTGTTAGCCAGTCGTTATAATAAGAGTCTTTTACCCCAAGGATTAACGTATCATTTATTTAGTGATGATCTTAATTTATTGCAAAGATTGGCGTTATCCGGAAAAGGGATTGCTTTACTACCCTCAATATTAATAGAGGATAATATTCAATCTGGACAGTTAATTGAAGTTTTACCTAGGCAATCATTCACTGACCTTACGATTACATTAGTATACCCAACACCAAGTTATTTACCTGAAAAGACAAGAATGATGGTAAAATTATTTAGACAAAAATTCTCATAA
- the bioC gene encoding malonyl-ACP O-methyltransferase BioC gives MVNQAVAIDAEYWIKNHSKNKEAIAAAFSKAAHTYDRSAEFQRQVADHLMSYLPIKLDGVRVLDIGCGTGYCSEQLLNRGATVVAFDLAHAMLVKAKERCGDYNISYVQGDAEDLPFDVNEFDVVISSLALQWCQDLSVPLAEMKRVTENKGKVIFSTLLDGSLFELKKAWSKVDIYQHVNEFITLSAVNLALAQSENHSYQLDCIPVEMMYSSATALMKDLKGIGATHLPSGRQSGLLSKQKLLAVEEAYQMFKNEFNRLPATYQVGYGVIRND, from the coding sequence ATGGTTAATCAAGCTGTCGCCATAGACGCCGAATATTGGATTAAAAATCACAGTAAAAATAAAGAAGCGATTGCTGCTGCATTTAGTAAAGCGGCTCATACTTACGATCGCTCGGCAGAGTTTCAACGTCAAGTCGCGGATCATCTTATGTCGTATTTACCAATAAAATTAGATGGGGTGCGTGTTCTTGATATCGGTTGTGGTACTGGATATTGCAGTGAACAACTGCTGAATCGTGGGGCAACCGTTGTTGCATTTGATTTGGCTCATGCAATGCTGGTCAAAGCGAAAGAACGTTGCGGTGATTATAACATTTCTTATGTTCAAGGTGATGCGGAAGATCTTCCTTTTGATGTGAATGAATTTGATGTAGTGATTTCTAGTTTAGCGTTGCAATGGTGTCAGGATTTATCTGTTCCTTTAGCTGAAATGAAACGAGTTACCGAAAATAAAGGCAAGGTTATATTCTCAACTTTGCTAGATGGATCTCTGTTTGAGTTAAAAAAAGCATGGTCAAAGGTTGATATATATCAACATGTGAATGAATTCATTACCTTATCGGCTGTAAACCTTGCGTTAGCGCAATCTGAGAACCATTCCTATCAACTAGACTGCATTCCTGTTGAGATGATGTACTCTTCTGCGACAGCTTTAATGAAGGATTTAAAAGGCATTGGAGCAACGCATTTACCTAGTGGCCGACAGTCAGGTTTGCTGAGTAAGCAAAAGCTATTAGCAGTAGAAGAGGCATATCAAATGTTTAAAAATGAATTTAACCGCTTACCTGCAACGTATCAGGTGGGTTATGGAGTTATACGTAATGATTGA
- a CDS encoding MFS transporter: MSSTTQWRNPKTFLILISIVVPIAFSAWSALLNNFVIEKAAFTGADIGLLQSVREIPGFLAFTAVFVLLFLREQKFMILSLVMLAVGVAITGFFPSVYGLLCTTLLMSTGFHYFETLKQSLSLQWFTKEEAPEMLGTLISIGALASLCTYGVLWVLLEVVQLEFKWIYFIAGSVALAIILFMWLAFPEFKSETPQTKKLVLRKRYWLYYALTFMSGARRQIFTVFAGFLMVEKFGYSAADITLLFLANYAFNWLFAKKIGRWIGVIGERKALMFEYTGLVLIFIGYALVQTSEMAAALYIIDHLFFALALAIKTYFQKIADPADMASTAGVAFTINHIAAVIIPVSFGLLWLVSPAAVFYVGAGMALLSFILSLNIPQAPTEGNETRILKWN; this comes from the coding sequence ATGTCGAGCACTACTCAATGGAGAAATCCAAAAACGTTTCTTATCTTAATCTCTATCGTGGTACCCATTGCTTTTTCTGCATGGAGTGCTTTGCTAAATAACTTTGTTATTGAAAAAGCCGCTTTTACTGGTGCAGATATCGGTTTATTACAAAGTGTTCGAGAAATTCCTGGTTTCCTTGCTTTTACTGCTGTGTTCGTCCTTCTTTTTCTTCGTGAGCAAAAGTTCATGATTCTCTCTTTGGTGATGTTAGCGGTAGGAGTTGCAATTACGGGCTTTTTCCCAAGTGTATATGGGCTCCTGTGTACGACATTATTAATGTCTACTGGATTTCATTATTTTGAAACACTAAAACAGTCATTGTCATTACAGTGGTTTACTAAAGAAGAAGCGCCTGAAATGCTAGGAACGCTTATATCTATAGGGGCTTTGGCTTCTTTATGTACCTATGGTGTCTTGTGGGTGCTATTGGAAGTGGTGCAATTAGAGTTTAAATGGATTTACTTTATCGCAGGTTCAGTGGCTTTAGCTATTATCCTTTTTATGTGGTTAGCTTTCCCTGAATTTAAAAGTGAAACGCCTCAAACGAAGAAACTGGTGTTACGTAAACGTTATTGGTTATATTACGCATTAACCTTTATGAGTGGTGCACGCCGTCAGATCTTTACGGTATTTGCAGGCTTTTTAATGGTTGAAAAATTCGGATATTCGGCCGCTGATATTACGTTACTATTTTTAGCTAATTATGCTTTCAATTGGCTATTTGCGAAAAAAATTGGTCGTTGGATCGGAGTAATTGGTGAACGAAAAGCGCTCATGTTTGAATATACTGGCTTAGTACTCATTTTTATTGGCTATGCTCTTGTACAAACGTCAGAGATGGCGGCAGCTTTATACATTATTGACCATTTATTTTTTGCTCTTGCCTTAGCAATTAAGACCTATTTCCAAAAAATTGCAGATCCAGCTGATATGGCTTCAACAGCGGGGGTTGCTTTTACTATCAATCACATTGCTGCGGTTATTATTCCGGTTAGCTTCGGTTTGTTGTGGCTAGTTTCTCCTGCTGCAGTATTCTATGTTGGTGCGGGTATGGCATTACTTTCCTTTATATTGTCTTTGAATATTCCTCAAGCACCGACAGAAGGGAATGAAACCCGTATTTTGAAATGGAATTAA
- a CDS encoding winged helix-turn-helix domain-containing protein, with amino-acid sequence MSAVYKAEKYTFNMPHYIIQHPEKGDVELSRAEAYILKKMLDNLNIVCNKNELEDIGWEGNPVSTSSLTVVIASLRKKIHSINDFSIRNIPRKGYFISTSLIIEKIGVQSKKTPSPKNSSFYTKFKKIISVCIYTFNILMVILFIIIGLFVSIQHDYLSCQKLNNKTLCSIGTNNFSTLNLLDDIDDGQVILKTPENTIILDEGSNILMSIGND; translated from the coding sequence TTGAGTGCAGTTTATAAAGCAGAAAAGTATACATTCAACATGCCACACTACATAATTCAACACCCAGAAAAAGGCGATGTTGAACTATCTAGGGCTGAAGCTTACATTCTAAAAAAAATGCTTGATAATCTAAACATCGTTTGTAACAAAAACGAACTTGAAGATATAGGTTGGGAAGGTAACCCTGTTAGCACCTCAAGCTTAACGGTTGTGATTGCCTCTCTCAGAAAAAAAATACATTCAATAAATGACTTTAGTATCAGAAATATACCAAGAAAAGGATACTTTATTTCAACATCATTAATTATAGAAAAAATAGGCGTCCAATCAAAAAAAACTCCATCTCCGAAAAACTCATCATTTTATACTAAATTTAAGAAAATCATATCCGTATGTATTTACACATTTAATATTCTAATGGTGATTTTATTCATTATAATTGGATTATTTGTTAGCATTCAACATGATTATTTATCATGCCAAAAATTAAATAACAAAACACTTTGTTCTATTGGAACGAATAACTTCAGCACATTGAACCTTCTTGATGACATCGATGATGGACAAGTCATATTAAAAACACCAGAAAACACGATCATCCTAGACGAAGGTTCAAATATATTAATGAGTATTGGAAATGATTAA
- the bioF gene encoding 8-amino-7-oxononanoate synthase — MKQAFSERISSALTLRKQAGLTRARTVIEQGNQSRLSVDGKSYLNFSGNDYLGLAGSQELTQAWQQGLSLYGSGSGASPLVTGYSKPHADLESQLAEWLGFDCAVLFNSGFSANQAVLFSLLEKGDQVVQDKLNHASLMEAGILSPASMKRFKHNDVAHLDKLLKASICNPSLVVTEGVFSMDGDLSPLSELSRVTKENNAWFMVDDAHGCGVLGSHGRGCCDLYQITPDILVVTFGKAFGLSGAAVLCNVECGDYLSQFARHHVYSTAMPPAQAHALSHALSMIQQQEWRRKKLDELSQQFESELRLCVGVITTQTPIKPIIIGDSETAIALSDSLKEKGMWTTAIRPPTVPLGTARLRVTLSANHSEKDIKLLTQAITELR, encoded by the coding sequence ATGAAGCAAGCGTTTAGTGAACGTATTAGCTCTGCACTTACTTTGCGCAAGCAAGCAGGGCTAACTCGTGCCAGAACGGTTATTGAACAAGGTAATCAATCCAGATTAAGTGTCGATGGTAAATCGTACCTTAATTTTTCAGGGAATGATTATCTTGGCTTAGCCGGCAGTCAAGAATTAACACAAGCATGGCAACAGGGCCTCTCTTTATATGGCAGTGGCAGCGGTGCTTCACCTTTAGTTACTGGCTATTCAAAACCTCACGCTGATCTTGAATCACAGTTGGCTGAATGGTTAGGTTTTGATTGTGCTGTGTTATTTAATTCGGGCTTTAGTGCCAACCAAGCGGTTCTGTTTTCATTATTAGAAAAAGGCGATCAAGTCGTTCAAGATAAATTGAATCATGCCTCGTTGATGGAAGCAGGAATTTTATCACCTGCGAGCATGAAGCGTTTTAAACATAATGATGTAGCACACTTAGATAAATTACTGAAGGCATCAATTTGTAATCCTTCTTTGGTGGTAACGGAAGGCGTTTTCAGTATGGACGGTGATCTTTCCCCTTTATCTGAGTTATCAAGAGTAACGAAAGAAAATAACGCTTGGTTCATGGTGGATGATGCTCATGGGTGCGGGGTGCTAGGAAGTCATGGCCGTGGATGTTGCGATCTTTATCAAATTACGCCTGATATTCTCGTTGTTACTTTTGGTAAAGCGTTTGGTCTGTCTGGTGCTGCGGTATTGTGCAACGTTGAGTGTGGCGATTATTTATCTCAGTTTGCTCGTCATCATGTGTATTCAACCGCGATGCCACCAGCACAAGCACATGCGTTATCACATGCGTTATCGATGATCCAACAACAAGAATGGCGTCGTAAAAAACTAGACGAGTTAAGTCAACAATTTGAATCAGAGTTAAGATTATGTGTTGGTGTTATTACAACGCAAACACCAATCAAGCCGATCATTATTGGTGACAGCGAAACCGCGATAGCCTTATCTGATTCATTAAAAGAAAAGGGAATGTGGACTACCGCGATTCGTCCCCCCACAGTCCCGTTGGGTACTGCTCGTTTACGAGTGACGTTAAGTGCAAACCATTCAGAGAAAGACATTAAATTGCTTACTCAAGCGATAACAGAATTAAGGTGA
- a CDS encoding DksA/TraR family C4-type zinc finger protein, translating into MANGFTRDGGVQEQIDATVTDAINRVRAHLNHEHNDTEYCLECGELIPQARRNIFPGVDCCVTCQEKEDAKEKVFSAYNRRASKDSQLR; encoded by the coding sequence ATGGCGAATGGATTTACAAGAGATGGTGGTGTACAAGAACAAATAGATGCTACCGTTACTGATGCAATTAATCGTGTGAGAGCACATTTAAATCATGAGCATAACGATACTGAATATTGCCTTGAATGTGGAGAATTGATCCCCCAAGCTCGGCGTAATATATTTCCTGGCGTAGATTGTTGTGTAACTTGTCAGGAAAAAGAAGATGCAAAAGAAAAAGTATTTAGTGCCTATAATCGAAGAGCCAGTAAAGACAGTCAGCTACGATAG
- a CDS encoding DUF2955 domain-containing protein, giving the protein MKALRIWFGCVAGFAMCTLLGWSNGMFGTLLPLFVLSNLNRWHSEMFIQLMVSIFWVSIQVSLIVGFLQPYPMLMTVAVGLLLLFKCHAMHYKASYLFGYTGLLIGSILLNFGSYANFDLENFIIGVWVAAVMVVPISAFAFYFFPDPVEESKPILKVEGQSKDPREMLEQTALGWMVAMVVFFIFEIGNLNDSLSAQASMLIMLSPMTLVGSFAMARIRIIGTVAGCLAAMAIQLLLYDLYENPILYILSFAIASGYFCKWLASDKPVMKGIGFSAMAALTIPITGAIPGQKDAFFAILYRASSIVVAVIVTSLLIWICYRLIQLFPIFFRGVERNKA; this is encoded by the coding sequence ATGAAAGCATTACGAATATGGTTTGGTTGTGTTGCAGGTTTTGCAATGTGTACATTATTGGGGTGGTCAAATGGGATGTTTGGTACGTTATTGCCATTATTCGTGTTATCTAATTTGAATCGCTGGCATTCAGAGATGTTTATTCAATTAATGGTCAGTATTTTTTGGGTAAGTATTCAGGTTTCTTTAATCGTTGGTTTTCTGCAACCTTATCCAATGTTAATGACAGTAGCAGTAGGCCTATTACTTTTGTTTAAATGCCATGCCATGCACTATAAAGCGAGTTATTTATTTGGTTATACCGGGTTACTCATTGGCTCAATCCTATTGAATTTTGGTTCTTACGCTAACTTTGACTTAGAAAATTTCATTATTGGAGTTTGGGTTGCAGCTGTTATGGTTGTACCAATTAGTGCGTTTGCTTTTTATTTTTTCCCTGATCCAGTCGAAGAGAGTAAACCCATATTAAAAGTAGAAGGGCAGAGTAAAGATCCAAGAGAAATGTTAGAGCAAACGGCTCTTGGCTGGATGGTTGCAATGGTCGTTTTTTTTATTTTTGAAATAGGTAATTTGAATGATTCATTATCAGCGCAAGCGTCTATGTTAATCATGCTCTCTCCTATGACGTTAGTGGGGTCTTTTGCGATGGCTCGTATTCGTATTATAGGAACCGTTGCAGGATGTTTAGCCGCAATGGCGATTCAGTTACTCTTATATGATTTGTATGAAAATCCTATTTTATACATCTTAAGTTTTGCTATTGCTTCAGGGTATTTTTGTAAGTGGTTAGCCAGTGACAAACCAGTAATGAAAGGTATCGGTTTTTCTGCAATGGCTGCATTAACCATCCCAATTACAGGGGCAATACCGGGTCAAAAAGACGCCTTCTTTGCTATTTTGTATCGAGCTTCATCTATTGTTGTCGCTGTGATTGTAACCAGTTTATTGATTTGGATATGTTATCGATTAATACAACTGTTTCCAATCTTCTTTCGTGGTGTAGAAAGAAATAAGGCGTAA
- a CDS encoding HlyD family secretion protein, whose product MQAAEQKFKQWMRILIVLFLIVTAYLVMSDRLTPLTTQSKVQGFVVQISPEVSGRIVEVSHTNNQLVKKGELLFKIDDEKYQLAVRKAEIALAQAREQEASLVADIEASRSNVRTTQVTADNANREYHRIKRLAKSGAVSVSGLDSVLTKRDQSSANLMAAKQKVHALEVKLGKGDGQSSAVLSAKNTLKQAQLDLENTQVIAQNEGIITNMQLHVGVFANANQPLLTFIPTDSLWISADYREKATSKMNKGMKAEVAYDAMPGEVFPLTVESRDYGVASAQQKANGQLSSVEVSNRWVRDAQRVRVNLISSESLSPRLFVGSRATVIIYTSGNNIIDYIGHSLIVMISYLHYIY is encoded by the coding sequence ATGCAAGCTGCAGAACAAAAATTTAAACAATGGATGCGAATCCTAATCGTCTTATTTCTCATTGTAACCGCGTATCTGGTCATGTCAGACAGATTGACGCCATTAACTACGCAAAGCAAAGTACAAGGATTTGTTGTTCAGATTTCACCTGAAGTGTCTGGCCGCATTGTGGAAGTTAGCCATACAAATAATCAGTTAGTAAAGAAAGGGGAATTATTGTTTAAAATTGATGATGAAAAATATCAATTAGCGGTGAGAAAAGCAGAGATAGCATTGGCTCAAGCTCGAGAGCAAGAAGCGTCATTAGTCGCTGATATTGAAGCATCACGATCAAACGTAAGAACAACACAAGTTACTGCGGATAATGCTAATCGTGAATATCACCGAATTAAAAGACTTGCGAAATCTGGAGCGGTGTCAGTCTCTGGATTAGATTCGGTCTTAACTAAAAGAGATCAATCATCGGCAAACCTTATGGCTGCTAAGCAAAAAGTACATGCACTAGAAGTGAAACTAGGGAAAGGAGATGGTCAAAGTAGTGCGGTGTTATCGGCTAAAAATACATTAAAACAAGCGCAACTTGATTTAGAGAACACACAAGTAATTGCTCAAAATGAAGGTATTATCACTAATATGCAATTACACGTAGGTGTATTTGCTAATGCAAACCAACCATTACTGACGTTCATTCCTACTGATTCGCTGTGGATCTCAGCAGATTATCGTGAAAAAGCGACATCAAAGATGAATAAAGGAATGAAAGCTGAAGTTGCTTATGATGCAATGCCTGGTGAGGTTTTTCCATTAACCGTTGAAAGCCGAGATTATGGTGTCGCGTCGGCGCAGCAGAAGGCTAATGGACAGTTAAGCAGTGTTGAAGTCAGTAATCGTTGGGTACGTGACGCTCAACGAGTAAGAGTGAACTTGATTAGCTCTGAGTCCTTGTCACCGCGCTTATTTGTGGGTTCTAGAGCTACGGTTATTATTTATACGTCAGGCAACAATATCATTGATTATATTGGACACAGCTTGATCGTGATGATCAGCTATTTACATTATATTTATTAG
- a CDS encoding GNAT family N-acetyltransferase — MNVITHDVENKCYQVVLEGKSVANIFYEKKGKVLDVISTRIPDELQGRGYGKVMMEAFLNEMKESDLTIVPVCSYVVHYMNKNEQWHFLLAK, encoded by the coding sequence ATGAATGTTATTACTCATGATGTAGAAAACAAATGCTATCAGGTTGTTCTGGAAGGAAAATCGGTAGCGAATATTTTTTATGAGAAAAAAGGAAAGGTTCTTGATGTCATTAGCACTCGTATTCCTGATGAACTTCAAGGTAGAGGCTATGGGAAAGTAATGATGGAAGCCTTTCTAAATGAGATGAAAGAGTCAGATTTAACCATTGTTCCTGTGTGTTCTTATGTTGTTCATTACATGAATAAAAATGAGCAATGGCATTTTTTACTTGCTAAATAA
- the bioD gene encoding dethiobiotin synthase codes for MIDAFFIAGTDTDVGKTVASKAILDALNMKGLRTAAYKPIAAGSEDKGDGVQNSDAIHLRSVANVELSYDEVNPYALLLPTSPHIAAAAENIVIDYSVLSKGLASLKAKSDIVLVEGAGGWRVPVSKSDCLSTWVQQEKLPVVLVVGIKLGCLSHAMLTEEAIKHDGLDIVGWVANRVNPGTEHYADIIEMLEDKMPAPKLGEIPYMPSIKRKSMGKYINLDSLMEI; via the coding sequence ATGATTGATGCATTTTTTATTGCAGGTACAGATACAGATGTTGGTAAAACCGTTGCTTCAAAAGCAATTCTAGATGCGTTAAACATGAAAGGTTTACGTACCGCAGCTTACAAACCTATTGCGGCTGGTTCAGAAGATAAAGGTGATGGTGTTCAAAACTCTGATGCGATTCATTTACGCTCTGTCGCTAACGTAGAGTTAAGCTATGATGAAGTAAATCCCTACGCATTATTGTTGCCTACCTCTCCGCATATCGCGGCGGCTGCTGAGAATATTGTGATTGATTATTCTGTTTTATCTAAAGGGTTAGCATCACTTAAAGCCAAATCTGATATCGTATTAGTTGAAGGGGCGGGTGGTTGGCGTGTACCGGTATCTAAAAGCGATTGCTTATCTACATGGGTGCAGCAAGAAAAGCTCCCTGTTGTGTTAGTTGTAGGCATTAAATTAGGGTGTTTAAGCCATGCGATGCTAACAGAAGAAGCGATAAAGCATGATGGTTTAGACATTGTTGGTTGGGTAGCAAACCGAGTGAATCCGGGCACTGAGCATTACGCTGATATTATCGAGATGTTAGAAGATAAGATGCCGGCACCAAAACTGGGGGAAATCCCGTATATGCCAAGTATTAAGCGCAAGAGTATGGGTAAATACATCAATCTTGATTCTTTAATGGAGATTTAA